In the genome of Natronorubrum sediminis, one region contains:
- a CDS encoding cupin domain-containing protein, which yields MSEFTTPAFGTTTGAQAYEFLDTTSFVRVPSEATDGHHSVVEMRLREGHAPPMHVHERADEVIHVVDGELEAHTPDGVIVVAAGGSIVFPRGEEHSLVAREETTIVTSATPGGFDEFVKTAGEPTDDESVPSRPPDEDAIDRVMEAAPVHGIDIVGPPPGGSQ from the coding sequence ATGAGTGAGTTTACGACACCGGCGTTCGGGACGACGACCGGCGCACAGGCGTACGAATTCCTCGATACGACCTCGTTCGTCCGGGTCCCCAGCGAGGCGACGGACGGACACCACTCCGTCGTCGAAATGCGACTTCGGGAGGGCCACGCCCCGCCGATGCACGTCCACGAGCGAGCGGACGAGGTCATTCACGTCGTCGACGGCGAACTCGAGGCGCACACCCCAGACGGGGTAATTGTCGTGGCTGCAGGCGGTTCGATCGTCTTCCCGCGAGGTGAGGAACACTCACTCGTCGCTCGAGAAGAGACGACGATCGTCACGTCGGCGACGCCGGGAGGATTCGACGAGTTCGTGAAGACGGCGGGCGAGCCGACGGACGACGAGTCGGTTCCGAGCCGGCCGCCGGATGAGGACGCAATCGATCGAGTGATGGAAGCGGCTCCGGTGCACGGAATCGACATCGTCGGACCGCCGCCGGGTGGCTCTCAGTAA
- a CDS encoding HalOD1 output domain-containing protein — translation MGPESTSVSLRVARVLAEIEGVEPHELEYSLYNCINTEALELLMTSKQPEWELTFRVPDHTVTVYGTGAIEIDGELVEEGSENSIFKE, via the coding sequence GTGGGACCTGAATCGACCAGCGTCTCGTTGCGAGTCGCGCGAGTGCTCGCCGAAATCGAGGGCGTCGAGCCCCACGAACTCGAGTACTCCCTGTACAATTGTATCAACACCGAGGCGCTCGAACTGTTGATGACCTCCAAGCAACCCGAGTGGGAACTCACGTTTCGCGTCCCGGACCACACCGTCACGGTTTACGGAACGGGTGCGATCGAAATCGACGGCGAACTCGTCGAGGAAGGATCCGAGAACTCGATTTTCAAAGAGTGA
- a CDS encoding SDR family NAD(P)-dependent oxidoreductase yields the protein MSRNTTTHDEFSDRTILVTGSSRGIGAATAKELAERGGDVVVNYRTSEDRAEAVVDSITDAGGEAIAVQADVRDPDAVDELVATAESAFGTIDVLVNNANISFSRTPFLEHPWDEFRDKLVGEIRAAYNCTQAVTPGMLEHEYGRIVYVSSEATRTVRPGFSSHVVAKSALNGLARSVATELASEGVVANVISPGPVRTEASADVLEQFEDQLIAETPMGDLAEPRDVARTVALFASDDASFVTGTRTPVNGGLLVE from the coding sequence GTGTCACGAAACACCACTACTCACGACGAATTCAGCGACCGAACAATTCTCGTCACCGGCAGCAGCCGCGGCATCGGTGCAGCGACTGCCAAAGAACTCGCCGAGCGAGGCGGTGACGTCGTCGTCAACTATCGCACGAGTGAGGACCGTGCCGAGGCAGTTGTCGACTCGATCACCGACGCCGGCGGGGAGGCGATCGCCGTCCAAGCGGACGTTCGCGATCCGGACGCCGTCGACGAACTGGTCGCGACTGCCGAATCGGCGTTCGGTACTATCGACGTGTTGGTCAATAACGCGAACATCTCCTTTTCCAGAACGCCTTTCCTCGAGCACCCCTGGGACGAATTCCGAGACAAACTCGTGGGTGAAATTCGCGCGGCATACAACTGTACGCAGGCCGTCACACCGGGCATGCTCGAGCACGAATACGGTCGAATCGTCTACGTCTCGAGCGAGGCGACGCGAACCGTCAGGCCCGGGTTCAGCTCCCACGTGGTGGCGAAGTCGGCGCTCAACGGGTTGGCTCGGTCGGTTGCGACCGAACTCGCGTCGGAAGGCGTCGTTGCGAACGTCATCTCGCCGGGACCCGTCCGCACGGAAGCCAGTGCGGACGTTCTCGAACAGTTCGAAGACCAGTTGATCGCCGAGACGCCGATGGGTGACCTCGCCGAGCCACGAGACGTCGCGCGAACGGTCGCCCTTTTCGCCAGCGACGACGCCTCGTTCGTCACCGGCACGCGAACCCCCGTCAACGGCGGGTTGCTGGTCGAGTGA
- a CDS encoding globin-coupled sensor protein yields MNPTETFGTGALNDAFDTAELVERIGLTEDELAWRKHFIGFDESDERRLADLEPVVRDNQDAIADDFYENLLGYEGTRNVIERSPKGVEALKQTQRAYLVSLSTGDYDQQFFANRARIGKLHELLDMPLKHYIGQYGVYYDLLLERLNERIQRQVIEEIETWTAERDDDGGALGGLAGALGFRGDESDADGLEASFEETVRDAIDDGMHDVLSLLRIINLDVQIATETYVDSAAQDLEESIARRQRLAREVETDVQAPIEELHDAGEEIASRAEAISTHTDRQADEATDAAAELGELSAAIEEVASVTDAVSAESERTERLAADGTSAATDAIDDLEKIDEAAETVSQSVDELAARTDEIETVLERLEDVADRTSVLAKNAKIEATRTRGDNAQTMSVIAEEVDSFAEQTRRDLERVEDALEGVREAAADTVDATDATVERIDDGTTRIRATMESFDEIHAAARTTAARMDDVATATDQQAHNVQSAAATVESIAETAGDVSGAAQSVAAASQEQTASLESVSETVARLTTVETDADVPVYERLE; encoded by the coding sequence ATGAATCCGACAGAAACGTTCGGGACTGGGGCACTCAACGACGCGTTCGACACGGCCGAACTCGTCGAGCGAATCGGACTCACCGAGGACGAACTCGCCTGGCGAAAACACTTCATCGGATTCGACGAGTCGGACGAGCGGCGACTCGCCGACCTCGAGCCCGTCGTCCGCGACAATCAGGACGCGATCGCCGACGATTTCTACGAAAATTTGCTCGGATACGAGGGGACTCGAAACGTCATCGAACGGTCGCCGAAGGGCGTAGAGGCGCTCAAACAGACCCAGCGGGCGTACCTCGTCTCGCTGTCGACCGGCGACTACGACCAGCAGTTCTTCGCGAACCGGGCGCGCATCGGCAAGCTTCACGAGCTGCTCGACATGCCGCTCAAACACTACATCGGCCAGTACGGCGTCTACTACGATCTCTTGCTCGAGCGGCTGAACGAACGAATCCAGCGGCAGGTGATCGAGGAGATCGAAACGTGGACGGCCGAGCGAGACGACGATGGCGGAGCGCTCGGTGGACTCGCCGGTGCGCTCGGCTTCCGTGGCGACGAATCCGACGCAGACGGCCTCGAGGCGAGTTTCGAGGAGACCGTCAGAGACGCGATCGACGACGGCATGCACGACGTGCTCTCGCTGTTGCGCATCATCAATCTCGACGTCCAGATCGCGACCGAGACGTACGTCGACTCGGCCGCCCAGGACCTCGAGGAGTCGATCGCCCGCCGGCAACGACTGGCTCGAGAGGTCGAGACGGACGTGCAGGCCCCGATCGAGGAACTCCACGACGCCGGCGAGGAAATCGCGTCCCGGGCCGAGGCGATCAGCACGCACACCGATCGACAGGCCGACGAAGCGACCGACGCGGCCGCCGAACTGGGCGAACTGAGCGCCGCAATCGAGGAGGTTGCCAGCGTCACCGACGCCGTCAGCGCCGAGAGCGAGCGGACCGAACGCCTCGCTGCTGACGGTACGTCGGCGGCCACCGACGCGATCGACGATCTCGAGAAGATCGACGAGGCCGCCGAGACGGTCTCCCAATCGGTCGACGAACTCGCAGCTCGTACCGACGAAATCGAGACGGTGCTCGAGCGACTCGAGGACGTCGCCGACCGAACGAGCGTGCTCGCGAAGAACGCGAAGATCGAAGCGACGCGCACGAGAGGCGACAACGCGCAAACGATGAGCGTCATCGCGGAGGAAGTCGACTCCTTCGCCGAACAGACCAGACGCGACCTCGAGCGGGTCGAAGACGCGCTGGAAGGCGTCCGCGAGGCGGCCGCCGACACGGTCGATGCGACCGACGCGACCGTCGAGCGAATCGACGACGGGACGACCCGAATACGGGCCACGATGGAGTCGTTTGACGAGATCCACGCGGCGGCGCGAACGACGGCGGCACGGATGGACGACGTTGCAACGGCGACGGACCAGCAGGCGCACAACGTCCAGTCGGCCGCGGCGACCGTCGAATCGATCGCCGAGACGGCCGGCGACGTGTCCGGCGCGGCGCAGTCCGTCGCGGCCGCGAGCCAAGAACAGACGGCCAGCCTCGAGTCGGTGAGCGAAACAGTCGCTCGACTCACGACGGTCGAGACAGATGCCGACGTCCCCGTATACGAGCGACTCGAGTGA